A DNA window from Opisthocomus hoazin isolate bOpiHoa1 chromosome 31, bOpiHoa1.hap1, whole genome shotgun sequence contains the following coding sequences:
- the LOC142365058 gene encoding olfactory receptor 14J1-like — MYFFLLNLTLLDMASISTTVPKSMANSLWDFRAVSYSGCAVRLFFFLFLFTAEYCLLTVMAYDRYVAICKPLHYGILLGSRACVHMATAAWGTGFLYALMHTASTFSLPLCHGNAVDQFFCEIPSILKLSCSHSYLRKVGLLVAGACLGFDCFVFIVLSYVQIFRAVLRIISEQGRHKAFSTSLPHLILVTLFISTGFFAYLKSPSTSSSSLDLVVSFLYSVVPPAVNPLIYAMRNQELRDVLKKMIQSFIPLQK, encoded by the coding sequence atgtacttcttcctcctcaacctcacCCTCCTCGACAtggcctccatctccaccactgtccccaaatccatggccaattctcTTTGGGACTTCAGGGCTGTCTCCTACTCAGGATGTGCTGTCcggctcttttttttcctcttcttgttcacagcagagtattgtctcctcactgtcatggcctatgaccgctatgttgccatctgcaaacccctgcactacgggatcctcctgggcagcagagcttgtgtccacatggcaacagctgcctggggcactgggttcCTCTATGCTCTCATGCACACTGCCAGTACATTTTCACTACCCCTCTGCCATGGCAATGCTGtagaccagttcttctgtgaaatcccctcgatcctcaagctctcctgctcacactcctacctcaggaaAGTTGGGCTTCTTGTGGCAGGTGCCTGTTTAGGTTTtgactgttttgttttcattgtgctgtcctatgtgcagatcttcagggctgtgctgaggatcatctctgagcagggacggcataAAGCATTTTCCACGTCCCTCCCTCACCTGATCTTGGTcaccctgtttatcagcactggatTTTTTGCCTATCTGAAGTCCCCCTCCACTTCCTCCTCATCTCTGGATCTGGTGGTGTCATTTCTGTACTCGGTGGTACCTCCAGctgtgaaccccctcatctacgcCATGAGGAATCAGGAGCTCAGGGACGTACTGAAGAAGATGATTCAGTCATTTATACCTTTACAGAAATGA